In one window of Egibacteraceae bacterium DNA:
- a CDS encoding ACT domain-containing protein, protein MGELAVTAIGADRPGIIARVTGVLRERGGNLEDSSMTVLGGHFAIMLLVSTDADPRELESVLAAATDDLGLTVTVREVGAGTPTAPPTHVLSVYGSDRPGIVHAVARRLAERGVNVTDLTTRVLEGERPVYAMMMEISLAEPDDADALARLLATEVDGVDVSIHPLDVATF, encoded by the coding sequence GTGGGGGAGCTCGCCGTCACGGCTATCGGAGCCGACCGGCCGGGGATCATCGCCCGGGTGACCGGCGTGCTACGCGAGCGTGGGGGCAACCTCGAGGACTCCTCGATGACCGTGCTCGGCGGGCACTTCGCGATCATGCTCCTCGTGTCGACCGACGCCGACCCCCGTGAGCTGGAGTCGGTGCTGGCGGCCGCGACGGACGACCTCGGCCTCACCGTCACGGTGCGGGAGGTGGGTGCGGGCACCCCGACGGCTCCCCCGACCCACGTCCTCAGCGTGTACGGCAGTGACCGTCCCGGCATCGTGCACGCGGTGGCGCGGCGGCTGGCCGAACGCGGGGTCAACGTGACCGACCTGACCACCCGGGTCCTCGAGGGGGAGCGGCCGGTCTACGCCATGATGATGGAGATCAGCCTCGCCGAGCCCGACGACGCCGACGCGCTGGCGAGGCTGCTCGCCACCGAGGTCGACGGGGTCGACGTGAGCATCCACCCCCTCGACGTGGCCACGTTCTGA
- the def gene encoding peptide deformylase, which yields MPVRPVVAIPNPVLKRRAAPAGRPDEELAADLLDTMRVSPGCVGLAAPQIGVSRRVFCLDVSGHPKGKPNHGLVVLFDPELLHVDGSELRREGCMSVPDFTADVRRALRVVVRGTDPDGRERVYEAEGFEARAFQHELDHLDGMIILDRVASLTTDVFRRKTYQPRRD from the coding sequence ATGCCCGTCCGTCCGGTCGTGGCCATCCCCAACCCCGTCCTCAAGCGGCGAGCCGCACCCGCCGGCCGCCCCGACGAGGAGCTCGCCGCCGACCTCCTCGACACGATGCGGGTGTCCCCGGGCTGCGTGGGGCTCGCCGCCCCGCAGATCGGCGTGAGCCGGCGGGTGTTCTGCCTCGACGTGTCGGGCCATCCGAAGGGCAAGCCCAACCACGGCCTCGTCGTGCTGTTCGACCCGGAGCTGCTCCACGTCGACGGCAGCGAGCTGCGCCGGGAGGGCTGCATGAGCGTGCCGGACTTCACCGCCGACGTGCGCCGCGCGCTGCGGGTCGTGGTCCGGGGGACCGACCCGGACGGTCGTGAGCGGGTCTACGAGGCGGAGGGCTTCGAGGCCCGCGCCTTCCAGCACGAGCTCGACCATCTCGACGGCATGATCATCCTCGACCGGGTGGCCTCCCTCACCACCGACGTGTTCCGCCGCAAGACCTACCAGCCGCGCCGCGACTGA
- a CDS encoding (Fe-S)-binding protein: protein MDTLDLVRLTAGLATLAVFGARAGRRAWFLLRLLMRAQPMPERMGGWGTKLRYQLTHVLGQRKLLKWTAPGVFHAFIFWGFLVVQTTLVETIGEVFDPEFHIPLIGRSPWLGFVQDLFSVLVLAAIVGFVLIRLVQDPRRLGRGSRFAGSNLDQGWYVLLFEFGVLYTLQVLRAARAALGTLPYPDGAFVSTWLGGYMAGLGETSLGIIVTAFLVAHLVVVMGFLVFTLHSKHLHIVTIFPNAAFARRPKALGKLETKHIDVEDMSEDEVLGVGSIEHFGFKRYLDMYTCTECGRCQSQCPAWNTGKPLNPKLLIMDLRDHLFEKGPYLLDPGLAKGDGIDADGQRPSVLDLQLVGDVPGQPDAVIDFDVLWTCTTCGACVEECPVDIEHVDHIMDLRQYKAQMESSFPQEAGGMLRNLENAGDPWGVGAARRMDWAEGLDVPVVDGEIAEEVEYLFWVGCAGALEDRSKKVTRTVAELLNAAGVRYAVLGSAETCTGDPARRLGMEYLYQVMARTNVETLKAAGAQRVKIVAWCPHCFNTLRNEYPDFDGRFEVIHHTQLLARLVAEGRLAPRSAVNKTVTYHDPCYLGRHNAVYDEPRAVVDAVEGLEKVEMRRCRNHGFCCGAGGARFYMEEDIGKRVNHERVDEALELGPDLVSTACPFCFVMLDDAVADKVGRGDLAEGQVRVVDVSQILAESLLPGAEVNGQPLEKPAG, encoded by the coding sequence ATGGACACCCTCGACCTCGTCCGTCTCACCGCGGGCCTGGCGACGCTGGCGGTCTTCGGCGCGCGGGCCGGCCGGCGGGCGTGGTTCCTGCTGCGGCTGCTGATGCGGGCCCAGCCGATGCCCGAGCGCATGGGCGGGTGGGGCACGAAGCTGCGCTACCAGCTCACCCACGTGCTCGGGCAGCGCAAGCTGTTGAAGTGGACCGCCCCCGGCGTGTTCCACGCCTTCATCTTCTGGGGTTTCCTCGTCGTGCAGACCACCCTCGTCGAGACCATCGGCGAGGTCTTCGACCCCGAGTTCCACATCCCGCTGATCGGTAGGAGCCCATGGCTCGGGTTCGTCCAGGATCTGTTCAGCGTCCTCGTGCTCGCCGCGATCGTGGGGTTCGTGCTCATCCGTCTCGTGCAGGACCCGAGGCGCCTCGGACGCGGCTCGCGCTTCGCCGGGTCCAACCTCGACCAGGGCTGGTACGTGCTGCTGTTCGAGTTCGGGGTCCTCTACACCCTCCAGGTGCTCCGCGCCGCGCGGGCCGCCCTGGGCACGCTGCCCTACCCCGACGGCGCATTCGTGTCGACGTGGCTCGGCGGCTACATGGCCGGTCTCGGCGAGACGTCGCTGGGGATCATCGTCACGGCCTTCCTCGTCGCCCACCTCGTCGTGGTGATGGGCTTCCTCGTCTTCACCCTGCACTCCAAGCACCTGCACATCGTCACGATCTTCCCCAACGCCGCGTTCGCCCGCCGGCCGAAGGCGCTCGGCAAGCTCGAGACGAAGCACATCGACGTGGAGGACATGAGCGAGGACGAGGTGCTCGGCGTCGGCTCGATCGAGCACTTCGGGTTCAAGCGCTACCTCGACATGTACACCTGTACCGAGTGCGGGCGGTGCCAGAGCCAGTGCCCGGCGTGGAACACGGGTAAGCCGCTCAACCCCAAGCTGCTCATCATGGACCTGCGCGACCACCTCTTCGAGAAGGGGCCCTACCTGCTCGACCCGGGCCTCGCCAAGGGGGACGGCATCGACGCCGACGGCCAGCGGCCGAGCGTGCTCGACCTCCAACTCGTCGGGGACGTGCCGGGCCAGCCCGACGCGGTCATCGACTTCGACGTGCTGTGGACGTGCACGACGTGCGGGGCCTGCGTGGAGGAGTGCCCGGTCGACATCGAGCACGTCGACCACATCATGGACCTGCGCCAGTACAAGGCACAGATGGAGTCGAGCTTCCCGCAGGAGGCGGGCGGGATGCTCCGCAACCTCGAGAACGCCGGCGACCCGTGGGGGGTCGGCGCGGCCCGCCGCATGGACTGGGCCGAGGGCCTCGACGTGCCGGTCGTCGACGGCGAGATCGCCGAGGAGGTGGAGTACCTGTTCTGGGTCGGCTGCGCCGGCGCCCTCGAGGACCGTTCGAAGAAGGTGACCCGCACGGTGGCCGAGCTGCTCAACGCGGCGGGGGTGCGCTACGCGGTGCTGGGGTCCGCGGAGACCTGCACCGGCGACCCGGCCCGGCGCCTCGGCATGGAGTACCTCTACCAGGTGATGGCCCGCACGAACGTCGAGACCCTGAAGGCCGCCGGCGCGCAGCGGGTGAAGATCGTGGCGTGGTGCCCGCACTGCTTCAACACGCTGCGCAACGAGTACCCCGACTTCGACGGGCGCTTCGAGGTCATCCACCACACGCAGCTGCTCGCCCGGCTCGTCGCGGAGGGCCGCCTGGCGCCGCGGAGCGCGGTGAACAAGACGGTGACCTACCACGACCCGTGCTATCTCGGCCGCCACAACGCGGTGTACGACGAGCCGCGCGCCGTCGTGGACGCGGTGGAGGGCCTCGAGAAGGTCGAGATGCGCCGCTGCCGCAACCACGGCTTCTGCTGCGGAGCCGGCGGCGCACGCTTCTACATGGAGGAGGACATCGGCAAGCGGGTCAACCACGAGCGCGTCGACGAGGCGCTCGAACTCGGCCCCGACCTCGTGTCGACCGCGTGCCCGTTCTGCTTCGTGATGCTCGACGACGCCGTCGCGGACAAGGTCGGCCGGGGCGACCTCGCGGAGGGCCAGGTCCGCGTCGTGGACGTGTCGCAGATCCTCGCCGAGTCGCTCCTGCCCGGGGCCGAGGTCAACGGCCAGCCCCTGGAGAAGCCGGCGGGTTGA
- a CDS encoding M14 family zinc carboxypeptidase: MGQSGRRVSRRALLRGAGITLGAVALGGPVGARGLVGGVSGAVGGATGVSHAVAAGDVLRLARVWPGGLEGAALLAGFDDTHRMFDDGSVEVLLWPGDLERLVASGLRFDVTVEDVIARDVGALQATDAQVGAPTGRLPGQRDTYRTLRDYEDDLLGLVTRFPLQARLIVLPERTLEGRRVVGIEIADDVHLRDGRPVWYMDGLHHAREWPAGELTLMFGFELLENPQGDERVTALRRDTRTILVPVVNPDGFSWSRDALVQTSDPTVSLPFAALGLEAYWRKNRRGVLDEAVIDRFERNLTSYGVDPNRNYSVRWGGPGASPVPVDQTHRGAGPFSEPEVRNVAGLLRERQPVTLNSNHTYTGLVLRPWGHAGGGLQYSPDEPLLRDLGAAMCAHNGYNNWHGIELYATTGTTSDWAYAALGSLSYTYEIGFTNFHPPYGGEDGPLHHYRLNRESFLLLGEAARLTAVELTDPRGAPVLHATHGIVSGRVVDGGGNPVAADLAVARTARVPLGDGTLYPEPSRATMATPADGAFAWHLPPSTTPMARERGEEEAWTLTVAAGGRSVTRQVRLDRGQTADLGEIRLT; the protein is encoded by the coding sequence ATGGGGCAGAGCGGCCGGAGGGTGTCGCGCCGGGCGTTGCTGAGGGGGGCGGGGATCACCCTCGGTGCGGTGGCGCTCGGCGGGCCGGTCGGGGCACGCGGCCTCGTCGGCGGGGTGAGCGGTGCGGTGGGCGGGGCGACCGGGGTGTCCCACGCCGTGGCCGCCGGCGACGTGCTGCGCCTCGCGCGGGTGTGGCCCGGCGGCCTCGAGGGCGCGGCGCTCCTGGCCGGGTTCGACGACACGCACCGCATGTTCGACGACGGCTCCGTCGAGGTGCTGCTCTGGCCTGGTGACCTGGAGCGGCTCGTCGCGAGCGGCCTGCGCTTCGACGTCACCGTCGAGGACGTCATCGCCCGCGACGTGGGCGCCCTGCAGGCCACGGATGCTCAGGTGGGCGCGCCGACGGGGCGCCTGCCGGGGCAGCGCGACACGTACCGGACCCTGCGCGACTACGAGGACGACCTGCTCGGCCTCGTGACCCGCTTCCCGCTCCAGGCCCGGCTCATCGTCCTGCCCGAGCGCACCCTCGAGGGGCGGCGGGTCGTCGGCATCGAGATCGCCGACGACGTCCACCTCCGCGACGGGCGTCCCGTGTGGTACATGGACGGGCTCCACCACGCCCGCGAGTGGCCGGCGGGCGAGCTCACGCTCATGTTCGGTTTCGAGCTGCTCGAGAACCCGCAGGGCGACGAGCGCGTCACCGCGCTGCGCCGCGACACCCGCACCATTCTCGTGCCCGTCGTCAACCCCGACGGGTTCAGCTGGTCCCGCGACGCGCTCGTGCAGACGTCCGACCCGACCGTGAGCCTGCCCTTCGCCGCACTCGGGCTCGAGGCCTACTGGCGCAAGAACCGCCGGGGCGTGCTCGACGAGGCGGTCATCGACCGCTTCGAGCGCAACCTCACCTCCTACGGGGTGGACCCCAACCGCAACTACTCGGTGCGCTGGGGTGGGCCGGGCGCGTCGCCGGTCCCCGTCGACCAGACCCACCGGGGAGCCGGGCCCTTCAGCGAGCCGGAGGTCCGCAACGTCGCCGGCCTGCTGCGCGAGCGCCAGCCGGTGACCCTGAACTCCAACCACACCTACACCGGCCTCGTGCTGCGGCCGTGGGGCCACGCCGGCGGCGGCCTGCAGTACAGCCCCGACGAGCCGCTGCTGCGCGACCTCGGCGCCGCCATGTGCGCGCACAACGGCTACAACAACTGGCATGGCATCGAGCTGTACGCCACGACGGGCACGACCTCGGACTGGGCGTACGCGGCGCTCGGCTCGCTGTCCTACACCTACGAGATCGGGTTCACGAACTTCCACCCGCCCTACGGCGGTGAGGACGGTCCCCTCCACCACTACCGGCTCAACCGCGAGTCGTTCCTCCTGCTCGGCGAGGCCGCGCGCCTGACGGCCGTCGAGCTCACGGACCCGCGGGGGGCGCCGGTCCTCCACGCCACCCACGGCATCGTGAGCGGGCGGGTGGTCGACGGCGGCGGCAACCCGGTGGCGGCGGATTTGGCCGTCGCCCGGACCGCGCGCGTCCCGCTCGGCGACGGCACCCTGTACCCCGAGCCGTCGCGGGCGACGATGGCCACCCCCGCCGACGGGGCGTTCGCGTGGCACCTGCCCCCCTCGACCACCCCGATGGCGAGGGAGCGCGGGGAGGAGGAGGCCTGGACGCTCACCGTCGCCGCCGGCGGGAGGAGTGTGACCCGGCAGGTGCGGCTCGACCGAGGGCAGACCGCCGACCTCGGCGAGATCCGCCTCACGTAG
- the dcd gene encoding dCTP deaminase, with product MILSDRSIREAIAAGRITVEPLSDNAIQPSSVDVRLDDRFRVFHNHRHPYIDVRQAMPDLTEEVKAGEDAPFILHPGEFVLAATFERIVLADDIVARIEGKSSLGRLGLLTHATAGFVDPGWDGWLTLELSNVSTLPIALYPGMKIGQIAFFELSTPADRPYGSDALGSKYQGQRGPTASKFFMNFPARE from the coding sequence ATGATCCTCTCCGATCGCAGCATCCGCGAAGCCATCGCGGCGGGGCGCATCACCGTCGAACCGCTGAGCGACAACGCGATCCAGCCATCGAGCGTAGACGTGCGCCTCGACGACCGGTTCCGGGTTTTCCACAATCACCGCCACCCCTACATCGACGTGCGCCAGGCGATGCCCGACCTCACCGAGGAGGTCAAGGCCGGCGAGGACGCCCCCTTCATCCTCCACCCCGGGGAGTTCGTGCTCGCCGCGACGTTCGAGCGCATCGTCCTGGCCGACGACATCGTCGCGCGCATCGAGGGCAAGTCGAGCCTCGGGCGCCTCGGTCTGCTGACGCACGCGACGGCCGGTTTCGTGGACCCCGGTTGGGACGGGTGGCTCACCCTCGAGCTGTCGAACGTCTCAACCCTGCCGATCGCGCTCTACCCCGGCATGAAGATCGGCCAGATCGCCTTCTTCGAGCTGTCCACACCCGCCGATCGGCCCTACGGCTCCGACGCGCTCGGCAGCAAGTACCAGGGGCAGCGCGGGCCGACGGCGAGCAAGTTCTTCATGAACTTCCCGGCCCGCGAGTAG
- a CDS encoding PrsW family glutamic-type intramembrane protease: MAVLGQAGLTDGQLFWLALAGSLFPALGWLWFFYTRDRYDREPKRLVAKLFLIGAFPVAIVAGLVNVTFAGVLGIALTAVVVAPVGEEAFKYLGARVGAGRHLAFDEPVDGMVYGCSVGLGFAAVESIDYLTAAYIGTDLWTGEPLGCAGFGCFAAVAVLRGVGSALVHALCSGIAGYFLARRVLDGAPRIVGVAGVGLAALFHAAWNGTGIVAGFLALAVAGVVFARLLRRALARSPFHGRQLLPHAPERWFPLVPPAPPETRG, encoded by the coding sequence GTGGCGGTACTCGGACAGGCCGGTCTCACCGACGGGCAGCTCTTCTGGCTGGCGCTGGCCGGCAGCCTTTTCCCGGCACTCGGGTGGCTGTGGTTCTTCTACACCCGCGACCGCTACGACCGTGAGCCCAAGCGCCTCGTCGCGAAGCTGTTCCTGATCGGCGCGTTTCCCGTGGCGATCGTGGCGGGGCTCGTCAACGTCACGTTCGCGGGGGTGCTCGGCATCGCTCTCACCGCGGTCGTCGTCGCCCCGGTCGGGGAGGAGGCCTTCAAGTACCTCGGCGCTCGCGTCGGGGCGGGCCGCCATCTCGCCTTCGACGAGCCCGTCGACGGGATGGTGTACGGCTGCTCGGTGGGCCTGGGGTTCGCCGCCGTGGAGAGCATCGACTACCTCACCGCCGCCTACATCGGCACGGACCTCTGGACGGGCGAGCCGCTCGGCTGCGCCGGCTTCGGCTGCTTCGCGGCGGTCGCGGTGCTGCGCGGCGTCGGGAGCGCGCTTGTCCACGCCCTCTGCTCGGGCATCGCCGGCTACTTCCTCGCCCGCCGGGTGCTCGACGGGGCACCGCGCATCGTGGGGGTCGCCGGCGTCGGGCTCGCCGCCCTGTTCCACGCGGCGTGGAACGGCACGGGGATCGTGGCCGGCTTCCTCGCCCTCGCGGTTGCCGGGGTCGTGTTCGCCCGGCTGCTGCGGCGCGCGCTCGCGCGCTCGCCGTTCCACGGGCGCCAGCTGCTGCCGCACGCCCCCGAGCGGTGGTTCCCTCTCGTGCCGCCGGCGCCCCCGGAGACCCGGGGGTAG